Sequence from the Clostridium saccharobutylicum DSM 13864 genome:
GTAAATAAGGTGTAGTAGCTGTTAACTCTAAGAAATATGGAGTTGGTTGTGTTAAACTAACTACTAGCGTATTATCATCAGTTGCCTTTACGCCAACATCATCTACAGATCCTTTTCCTTTATTATATGCTTCTGCTCCCTTTAAGTATAATAATTGATATGAATATTCAGATGCTGTTTCTGGATTTAATACTCTCTTCCATTCATATTCAAAGTCACTTGCTTTAACCGGATCCCCATTTGACCATTTAATATCTTTTCTTAGATGGAAAGTATATGTTAGTCCATCTGAAGATACATCCCAACTTTCAGCTTGTCCTGGTTGAGCTTTGTCCTTATCATCTAACCTACACAATCCTTCAAATGCATTATCCAATACAATAGTTCCATCAACTGCTTGATTCAATGCTGGGTCTAATGTTTTTGGATCTGATCCTAAATTAAAAGTTAATTCTTGTTTGTCTGCGCCTGCTTTATTTCCACTTGAAGCTCCACAACCTGTTAAAACTGATACGCCAAGTGTAACAGCTAAAGCTACTGCACATAGTTTTTTTACTTTGCTTGTTTTCACTTATATTGCCCCCTTAAATTTATTATTTATAATATCTGTTTAAGTTATTATCAAAAACCCCTTAACAGTATACTATTATCAATTAATAATTTTCATGTGCCTTATTTTAATGATTACACTCTTTATTGCTTATAATTATTTGCTTAAATGCTCATTATATAAATGACATGCCACAAAATGTCCTGGTTTAACTTCTTTTAATTCTGGATCTATTTCACCACAAATTGATTTTGCATATTTACATCTTCCTTTAAATCTACATCCTGGTGGTGGGTCTATTGGTGAAGGAATATCTCCTTCTAATACTATTCTTTGACTACTTTTGGCTACATCTGGATCTGGTATTGGTACAGCTGAAAGCAATGCCTTTGTATATGGATGTAAAGCTTCCGAATATACATCGTTACTTTCTCCTCTCTCAACCATTCTTCCAAGATACATAACTCCAATATGAGTTGATATATGCTTAACCATGCAAAGATCATGAGCTATAAAAAGGTACGTTAATCCTAATTCTTCTTGAAGTTCCTCAAGCATATTTATAACTTGAGCTTGAATCGAAACATCAAGAGCCGATATTGGTTCATCACACACTATTAAAGATGGTTCTACAGCTAGAGCCCTTGCTATACCTATTCTTTGCCTTTGTCCACCTGAAAATTCATGAGGATATCTATTTATATGATCACTTGCAAGTCCAACTTTTGACAAAAGACTTCTTATTCTTTCTGTTCTTTCCTCACCTGTAAGTAATTTATGAATATCAATTGCCTCTCCAATTATATCTCCAACTGTCATTCTAGGATCTAATGATGCATATGGATCTTGAAAAATCATTTGCATTTCTTTTCTAAGCGGTACCATTTCCTTTATTGAATTTTTTGTTATATCTTTTCCATTAAATATTATTTGACCACTTGTTGGTTCATAAAGCTTTAATATAGTCCTTCCCGTAGTAGTCTTACCACATCCTGATTCACCTACTAATCCTAAAGTTTGACCCTTTTTTATTGTAAATGAAATTCTATCTACCGCTTTAACATAACTGCGTCCTTTAAACAAGCCCTTTTTTGCAGGGAAGTATTTACATAAATCCTTTACTTCTAAAATTACATCTTTATTATCTTCCACTACTTTATCCTCCTTATAGGTGATTCAACTTTTGGCGCATCCTCATGGCATAACCAACATGCAACTTTATGTTTTTCTCCTGCTTCAAATTGTGGTGGCTGCTTTTGAATACAAATTTTCATTGCATAATCACATCTAGCTGCAAATGGACATCCAACTGGTGGATTTAACAAATCTGGTGGTTGTCCTTGAATTGGAATAAGTTTTTCTTTAGCATCATCCTTAGGATTTGGAACACTTCTTAAAAGCCCCCATGTATAAGGATGTTTTCCTCTATAGAATATATCCTCACTAGTTCCTGTCTCTACTATTGTTCCGCCGTACATTACATTTATTCTAGTGCAAACATCTGCAACAACACCTAAATCATGAGTTATTAATATTATTGATGTATTAAACTTCTTTTTTAACTCTTTCATTAAATCTAAAATTTGAGCTTGAATTGTAACATCTAGTGCTGTTGTTGGTTCATCAGCTATAATAAGTTTCGGTGCACAAATTAAGCTCATAGCTATCATTGCTCTTTGTCTCATACCTCCTGAAAATTCATGTGGGTATTGATTCATTCTTTTTTCAGGGCTTGGTATTCCAACCAATCCAAGCATCTTTATAGCTTCTCTTTTGGCTTCAGCTCTACTAATTTTTTTATGCTTTAATAATGGCTCCATTAATTGATTTCCTATTGTATAAACTGGATTTAATGATGTCATTGGATCTTGAAATATCATTCCTATATCATTACCTCTTATAGATTCCATTTCAATTTCTTTAACATTCGAAATATCTCTACCATTAAAATATATTTCTCCATCAACAATTTTTCCATTGCCATCCAATAACCTCATAATTGACATCATAGTAACACTTTTACCACAACCTGATTCGCCAACTATTCCTAATGCTTCTCCTTTTTCTAAATAAAAAGATACCCCTCTTACTGCATGCACTTCACCAGCACTAGTTTTAAAGGAAGTTTGTAAATTTTTTATATCTAATAACTTTTCCATTACTTTCCCACGCTCCTATCTCTTGTTCTTAGGATCTAATGCTTGACTTAATCCATCACCAAAAAGATTAAATGATAATATAATTATGCAAATCATTACCGATGGGAAAACTAATTGATATGGATATGTATAGATGCCAGCCATAGCTTCATTTGCTAATGTCCCAAGAGACGCTCTTGGAGCTGCAATTCCAAGACCAATGAAACTTAGAAATGCTTCAGTAAATACAGCTTCTGGAATCAGTAAGGTTAGCGTTACCATTATTGATCCTATACAATTAGGAATTAAATGTCTTATTAAAATTCTACCGTTTGATGCACCTAATGATTTGGAAGCAAGAACAAATTCTTGTTGTTTTAATTGAAGTACATCACCTCTTACTATTCTAGCCATCCCAATCCAATATGATATAGAAAGTCCCAATACAATTGTTAAAAGACCGCTCCCAGAAGCTCCCGGCTTGTTTAAAATAGCCATGAATATTATCACATAAATTGTTAATGGTATTGAATATAATATATCCACTATTCTCATCAATATATTATCAACAGTTCCACCAAAAAATCCTGCTATTCCACCATATAATACACCTATAACTAAATTTATAAATGCTGCAAGTACTGCGATAAGCAATGAATATCTTGCTCCATAAAAGTTTCTAACAAACAAATCTCTCCCAAGATTATCTGTTCCAAACCAATGCTCTGCTGAGGGTTTTAAATAAGTTGCTGATAAATCATTTGCTGCATAATCATACTTCGATAGCATTGGGACAAAAATAGCTGCTACAATAATAGCTGATATTACTACAAGTGATATTATTGCAAATTTATCTCTTTTTAATCTCATCCAAGCATCTTTCCAATATCCAATACT
This genomic interval carries:
- a CDS encoding ABC transporter ATP-binding protein — its product is MEDNKDVILEVKDLCKYFPAKKGLFKGRSYVKAVDRISFTIKKGQTLGLVGESGCGKTTTGRTILKLYEPTSGQIIFNGKDITKNSIKEMVPLRKEMQMIFQDPYASLDPRMTVGDIIGEAIDIHKLLTGEERTERIRSLLSKVGLASDHINRYPHEFSGGQRQRIGIARALAVEPSLIVCDEPISALDVSIQAQVINMLEELQEELGLTYLFIAHDLCMVKHISTHIGVMYLGRMVERGESNDVYSEALHPYTKALLSAVPIPDPDVAKSSQRIVLEGDIPSPIDPPPGCRFKGRCKYAKSICGEIDPELKEVKPGHFVACHLYNEHLSK
- a CDS encoding ABC transporter permease, producing the protein METKLKIENDLFTPLSEEEKKIKAVVRPSIGYWKDAWMRLKRDKFAIISLVVISAIIVAAIFVPMLSKYDYAANDLSATYLKPSAEHWFGTDNLGRDLFVRNFYGARYSLLIAVLAAFINLVIGVLYGGIAGFFGGTVDNILMRIVDILYSIPLTIYVIIFMAILNKPGASGSGLLTIVLGLSISYWIGMARIVRGDVLQLKQQEFVLASKSLGASNGRILIRHLIPNCIGSIMVTLTLLIPEAVFTEAFLSFIGLGIAAPRASLGTLANEAMAGIYTYPYQLVFPSVMICIIILSFNLFGDGLSQALDPKNKR
- a CDS encoding ABC transporter ATP-binding protein encodes the protein MEKLLDIKNLQTSFKTSAGEVHAVRGVSFYLEKGEALGIVGESGCGKSVTMMSIMRLLDGNGKIVDGEIYFNGRDISNVKEIEMESIRGNDIGMIFQDPMTSLNPVYTIGNQLMEPLLKHKKISRAEAKREAIKMLGLVGIPSPEKRMNQYPHEFSGGMRQRAMIAMSLICAPKLIIADEPTTALDVTIQAQILDLMKELKKKFNTSIILITHDLGVVADVCTRINVMYGGTIVETGTSEDIFYRGKHPYTWGLLRSVPNPKDDAKEKLIPIQGQPPDLLNPPVGCPFAARCDYAMKICIQKQPPQFEAGEKHKVACWLCHEDAPKVESPIRRIK